Below is a window of Planctomycetia bacterium DNA.
GTCCGACCTCCTGGGCACGAAAGCCATCAGCCGCGAGGACGTGGCGCGGTCGATTCTGAATTCGGCCGAATACACGCGCGGCGAGGTTTCCGACCTGTACACCGAGTTGCTCGGACGCCCGGCCGACGCTGGCGGGTTGAATTTCTGGACCGCGGCCGTGCAAGGCGGGACCAGTCTGCTTGACGTGCAGGCCGGATTCCTGGGCTCGAACGAGTATTTTGGCAATCATGGCGGCGCGAACGCTTCGTTCGTGGCGGCGGCCTATCAAGACATTCTCGGCCGTCCGGCCGCAACGTCGGAAAGCGACTACTGGCTCGGACAACTCGGTTCGATTTCGCGCCAACAGGTGGCGCGGCAAATCATCTACAGCCCCGAGAATCTGCAACAGGAGGTGGACGGTTGGTATCAGCTCTATCTGCATCGCGGCGCCGACGCGGGCGGGCTTGCTTACTGGACCAACCTGCTTTCCACCGGAACGAACCCGACCGCGATTCAAACCGGCTTCATCGCGAGCCCGGAATACTACGAACGCGAAACCGCGCCGGCGATCCGTGTTCCGACGGCACAGACCCCCAGCGTGGCGACCACGATTCATTGGGGCGGCAACACGGAATTGCACAGCGAAGTGGGCTTGTTCGTCGTCGAGAACGACGCCGGCGTCGTGGGCGGGCTCGCGCCAGGACACCAGGACTATGTTCAGGCGGCGCTGTCAAGCGCCAGCCGGCAGGTGATCTTTACTAAGGATCAGGCGCCGACCAGCACGAGCGTCGCGCCGGGAACTTTGCCTGGCAGCACGACATTGCAACTCCCGGCCGGGGCGCTGTTGGGCATCTACCTGGTTCAGAATGGCGCGGCGGCAGAGGCTTTGCCGCCGGTCCCGCGGGCCAGCCGTCCGAACGTCTTCTTCAGCTTTCCGACCGGCAATGGCGACGTCTTCGATCACTATCGCTACGGCAATTACGTCGTGGTGGGCATCGAAGACTTGACCAGCGGGGGCGACAAGGACTTCAACGATGTCGTCCTCCAGTTCGAGTTCCCGGCGGAGGACACGTCGCCGCCAGTGAATCAGCCGCCAGTGTTCGCGGCGATCGCCGATCAGACGATTCCCGAAGAAGCGCCCTGGCAGTTCCAAGTCGCGGCGACCGATCCCGACGGTCCGGCGAGCGCGATTCGCTATTCGTTGGACTCTGCCAGCACGGCGCTCGGCATCGCGATCGATCCAGTCACCGGATTGATTGCCTGGACGCCGAACGAAACGCAGGGACCGGGAACGTACTCGCTGATCGTGCGCGCGACGGACGGCGCCAATCCGGCCGGGATCGGCGAGCGGACGTTCCTGGTCAACGTCTCGGAACTGAATCGACCGCCGGTGCTGGCGGATATCCCCTCGCGCACCGTGAGCGCCGGGCAGAACGTGTCGATCACGGCCGTGGCGACCGATCCGGATCTGCCGGCTAACACGCTCCTTTTCAGCCTCGACACAGCGACCGCGCCGGCGGGCGCCACGATCGACCCGGCGACCGGCGTGTTCAATTGGACGCCGACGCCGGACCAGGCCGGGGAATCGTTCACGGTGACAGTGCGCGTTTCCGACCAGGGAACTCCGGCGCTGACGGATGAGACGCAATTCACGCTCAGCGTCGACGATTGTTCCTTCGACGGCGATCCCGAGGCCTGGACGAGCTTCGAGGACGGCGGCAGCGAAACCGGCGCCGGCACGACTTCGATCGCAGAGATGGCGGCCACGCTGGTGGAAGGAGATTCTTTCGTCGTCGGCATCCAGCGCGAGATCGTGATTCCGGCCACGGCGTCGCAACTGCGGTTCAGCATCTTTGACGACGCGTTCGACACCTCGAGCAGCGGCGAAATCCGCGACGCCTTCGAGGCGGCGCTCGTCGATGACCAGGGGCGCAGCGTCGTGCTGCCGTTCGCGAATGGTCGCGATGCGTTCTTCAATCTCACGGAAGGCCTGCCCGCGGCGATGGGTCCGGGCGTCGCCTTCGATGGCAACAGGGTGGTGGTGGATCTTTCGGGCGTCACGGTTAGTAACGCGCGGCTGATCTTCCGGCTGGTCAACAACGACGCCGATACGGAATCCACGGTGTCGCTCACCTGCGTGCGCGTGGAAGCGCTGGCGGCGCCGCTGTTGGCGACGTCGCCGTTCGCGCAGTCGAATACGACATCGACGCAGACAAATCCAAGTCACGGCGCGGCAAACAACGTGACGCCGATGGGACCGGCGCTCCCGGCGGGCGTGATGCCGCGTAGTGCGCCGACGGCCGCGAGCACCGTGACGACACAGGACTTGCCGTTGCCACCGGGACCGCCGCCGATCGACGCCTTTGCCATCGACAACCGCGGCAAAGACTTTTGGCTCGGCTTCGCGGACAACTTGCTCGAAGGGGGCAATCAGGCCACGAAGACGTTGTTCATCACCGGCG
It encodes the following:
- a CDS encoding DUF4214 domain-containing protein, which produces MSMPRLRKLASRRRKQRARQLQTERLEARQLLIGTPLGQFVDAAYQDVLERRAESGGLEFWSDLLGTKAISREDVARSILNSAEYTRGEVSDLYTELLGRPADAGGLNFWTAAVQGGTSLLDVQAGFLGSNEYFGNHGGANASFVAAAYQDILGRPAATSESDYWLGQLGSISRQQVARQIIYSPENLQQEVDGWYQLYLHRGADAGGLAYWTNLLSTGTNPTAIQTGFIASPEYYERETAPAIRVPTAQTPSVATTIHWGGNTELHSEVGLFVVENDAGVVGGLAPGHQDYVQAALSSASRQVIFTKDQAPTSTSVAPGTLPGSTTLQLPAGALLGIYLVQNGAAAEALPPVPRASRPNVFFSFPTGNGDVFDHYRYGNYVVVGIEDLTSGGDKDFNDVVLQFEFPAEDTSPPVNQPPVFAAIADQTIPEEAPWQFQVAATDPDGPASAIRYSLDSASTALGIAIDPVTGLIAWTPNETQGPGTYSLIVRATDGANPAGIGERTFLVNVSELNRPPVLADIPSRTVSAGQNVSITAVATDPDLPANTLLFSLDTATAPAGATIDPATGVFNWTPTPDQAGESFTVTVRVSDQGTPALTDETQFTLSVDDCSFDGDPEAWTSFEDGGSETGAGTTSIAEMAATLVEGDSFVVGIQREIVIPATASQLRFSIFDDAFDTSSSGEIRDAFEAALVDDQGRSVVLPFANGRDAFFNLTEGLPAAMGPGVAFDGNRVVVDLSGVTVSNARLIFRLVNNDADTESTVSLTCVRVEALAAPLLATSPFAQSNTTSTQTNPSHGAANNVTPMGPALPAGVMPRSAPTAASTVTTQDLPLPPGPPPIDAFAIDNRGKDFWLGFADNLLEGGNQATKTLFITGDIATTGNVSVPGLGFSQDFVVNPGEVTAVVLPTQVEVEAIAAIQDLGIHVVAVDEVTVYGLNRAQNTTDAFLALPTDSLGTEYMNLTYRNDGFFLAFIAGTQLLIVGAQDDTHVTI